From Panicum hallii strain FIL2 chromosome 2, PHallii_v3.1, whole genome shotgun sequence, a single genomic window includes:
- the LOC112881703 gene encoding uncharacterized protein LOC112881703 has protein sequence MSGEDDELLAGGGVPIRPPRLEDAGLEDCALPPESIAEAFSLAAAAVSSRLARSPLSDDEEDEEYRIPATRGGGCVDDAGPARGATVPDTDALVVGSGGTGNGGADEVVVVGGGRGGGCEDAVVVGGRGEEQDGVVVVGEGRRGDEKLGKEDGCVEGDGEGVREPRRAQDGVKDGEEAAEKAILVPDFD, from the coding sequence ATGTCGGGTGAAGACGACGAGCTCCTCGCCGGCGGGGGCGTGCCTATCCGGCCCCCGCGGCTGGAGGACGCGGGGCTCGAGGACTGCGCGCTCCCGCCGGAGTCCATCGCCGAGGCCttctccctcgccgccgcggccgtgtCCTCCCGCCTCGCCCGCTCCCCCCTCTCCGACGACGAGGAAGACGAGGAGTACCGCATCCCGGCGACGCGCGGAGGCGGCTGCGTGGACGACGCCGGGCCCGCCCGCGGGGCAACCGTCCCCGACACCGACGCCCTTGTCGTCGGCAGCGGCGGCACGGGCAACGGCGGCGCAGATGAGGTCGTGGTTGTTGGCGGAGGGCGCGGAGGCGGATGCGAGGACGCGGTGGTggtcggcggccgcggggaAGAGCAGGATGGAGTCGTGGTTGTCGGGGAAGGGCGGCGCGGGGACGAGAAGCTGGGGAAGGAGGATGGATGCGTCGAGGGGGATGGGGAAGGGGTCAGGGAACCGAGGCGCGCGCAAGACGGCGTAAAGGACGGCGAGGAGGCCGCGGAGAAGGCGATCTTGGTGCCAGATTTCGACTGA